In Brachypodium distachyon strain Bd21 chromosome 2, Brachypodium_distachyon_v3.0, whole genome shotgun sequence, one genomic interval encodes:
- the LOC100837684 gene encoding heavy metal-associated isoprenylated plant protein 4, whose protein sequence is MKMVLKVPMVCRKCKSCILQVVSKIRGVKSLAYDEEKNTLTVIGEVDVVVIVDALRKAKHPATVVTVGDEKKEAEEKKKKEEEEKKKKEKEAEEKKKKECFELMHHCSKAYQPPYCIVDDQPGSCTIV, encoded by the exons ATGAAG ATGGTGCTGAAGGTGCCGATGGTCTGCAGGAAGTGCAAATCCTGCATCCTGCAGGTTGTGTCAAAGATCAGAG GGGTGAAGTCGCTAGCGTACGACGAGGAGAAGAACACGCTGACGGTGATCGGGGAGGTGGACGTGGTTGTGATCGTGGACGCGCTGCGCAAGGCGAAGCACCCGGCGACTGTGGTGACGGTGGGGGACGAGaagaaggaggcggaggagaagaagaagaaggaggaagaggagaagaagaagaaagagaaggaggcggaggagaagaagaagaaagagtgCTTCGAGCTGATGCATCACTGCAGCAAGGCGTACCAGCCACCCTACTGCATCGTCGACGACCAACCCGGCTCCTGCACCATCGTCTGA